One Helianthus annuus cultivar XRQ/B chromosome 7, HanXRQr2.0-SUNRISE, whole genome shotgun sequence genomic region harbors:
- the LOC110867825 gene encoding protein RSI-1, with product MAGGGSRSYTGFVFVLLLVLMIAFSDVAQGYNKLRPRDCKPRCTYRCSATSHKKPCMFFCQKCCAKCLCVPAGVYGNKQSCACYNKWKTQQGKPKCP from the exons aTGGCTGGAGGAGGAAGTCGTTCATACACAGGTTTCGTGTTCGTTCTATTGTTGGTTCTCATGATTGCATTCTCCGACGTagctcag GGATACAACAAGCTTCGTCCCCGAG ATTGTAAACCCAGATGCACATACCGTTGCTCGGCAACATCGCACAAGAAGCCGTGCATGTTCTTCTGCCAAAAGTGTTGCGCCAAATGCTTGTGTGTGCCGGCCGGTGTGTACGGCAACAAACAGTCGTGTGCTTGCTACAACAAGTGGAAGACACAACAAGGCAAACCAAAGTGTCCttga